The following proteins are co-located in the Deinococcus sp. KNUC1210 genome:
- a CDS encoding MFS transporter, whose product MDSRSQGISNRFHTAVRQAGQAYHAAVSRPHQRSSWQRTLWVMVASQFITQTAFTLGLPFLPLYIRQLGVHDAKTAALWAGISATASGLGMAFMAPIWGRMADRYGRKAMVLRATFAGVIVVGAMALVQGPVALLVLRLLQGMLTGTVSASNTMVADAVPERQLGTSMGLMQTAVFAGAAGGPLIGGLIADHFGYRLSFAATAVLLLASGLLVLFGSHERFQARTRVPVSRAERRTRTRLIWVVLAPIIVVNFLDQLAGSIVGPVLPLVIADLAGPQQHGVATLTGTILGSVAISASVGALLAGRLTARFPPQRVVALCAGGAALCALLQVFAPSVTALGVFRVVMGLFIGGTIPAANVLLGALVRSEDRGTAFGLTASATSLGFAAGPLLGALLVNVGLRAPFLLTALLLALESGWVLWALRGRRQTPAALAEQSE is encoded by the coding sequence ATGGATTCACGCTCGCAGGGCATTTCCAACCGCTTCCACACAGCGGTACGGCAGGCGGGGCAGGCGTATCATGCCGCCGTGTCACGCCCGCATCAGCGCAGTTCCTGGCAGCGAACACTCTGGGTCATGGTGGCGTCTCAGTTCATCACCCAGACCGCCTTTACGCTGGGCCTGCCCTTCCTTCCGCTGTATATCCGCCAACTCGGCGTCCACGACGCCAAAACCGCCGCGCTGTGGGCTGGCATCTCTGCCACTGCCAGCGGCCTGGGAATGGCCTTCATGGCTCCGATCTGGGGGCGCATGGCCGACCGCTACGGGCGAAAGGCGATGGTTCTGCGGGCGACCTTTGCCGGAGTCATCGTGGTGGGCGCGATGGCACTGGTGCAGGGGCCGGTGGCACTGCTGGTGTTGCGGCTGCTTCAGGGCATGCTGACCGGAACCGTGTCGGCCTCGAATACCATGGTGGCCGACGCGGTTCCGGAACGACAGCTGGGCACCAGCATGGGCCTGATGCAGACGGCAGTGTTCGCGGGCGCGGCGGGCGGCCCCCTGATCGGCGGATTAATCGCCGACCATTTCGGTTACCGCCTGTCGTTTGCCGCCACCGCCGTGCTGCTGCTGGCGTCCGGGCTGCTGGTGCTGTTCGGCAGCCACGAGCGCTTTCAGGCGCGAACCCGCGTGCCCGTCAGCCGGGCCGAGCGCCGCACCCGGACACGTCTGATCTGGGTGGTGCTGGCTCCGATCATCGTGGTGAATTTCCTCGACCAGCTCGCCGGATCGATTGTCGGGCCGGTGCTGCCGCTGGTGATCGCTGATCTGGCTGGACCACAGCAGCACGGCGTGGCGACCCTGACCGGCACCATCCTGGGATCGGTGGCGATCAGCGCCAGCGTGGGCGCACTGCTGGCCGGACGGCTGACGGCCCGCTTTCCACCGCAGCGGGTGGTGGCGCTGTGTGCGGGCGGAGCGGCCCTCTGTGCGCTGCTTCAGGTGTTTGCCCCCAGCGTCACGGCTCTGGGCGTGTTCCGGGTCGTCATGGGCCTGTTTATCGGCGGCACGATTCCGGCTGCCAATGTGCTGCTGGGCGCACTGGTCCGGTCAGAAGACCGTGGCACCGCTTTCGGCTTGACGGCCAGCGCCACCTCGCTGGGATTTGCCGCCGGGCCGCTGCTGGGCGCACTGCTCGTCAATGTCGGCCTGCGTGCTCCCTTCCTGCTGACGGCGCTGCTGCTGGCTCTGGAAAGCGGCTGGGTGCTGTGGGCGCTCAGAGGCCGGCGGCAGACCCCCGCCGCCCTCGCCGAGCAGAGCGAATAA